Below is a genomic region from Candidatus Binatota bacterium.
GAAGCGTCGCATCGTGTCGCGAAAAAGGTTGTGCTCCTGGCTTGAGAAAATATCGTCGGTCATTCTGTGGCTTCTCCCGTCGCTGCGCGTCCCTTGATCGCGCTACCGCTGGCAACAGTACGCGTTGGTGATGGCTACTGCCAGCAGCTTTTGCCGTTCCGGCCCGCAGAAGAGTTGCGTTGACCTGCCATACAAGGGCAGTCTGCGCGAGTGTATCAGCCTTGCGGCCACGCGCGGATAACCCCGCGGGAGAACAAGCGACGTGTCTACATACCTTTTTGAGAACGAGGAACACAGCAAGCTGCGCGAGCAGATAAGGCGTTTTGCCGCTACCGAGATAGAGCCGAACGCCCACGAATGGGAAGAGGCCGAAGAGTTCCCCATAGAACTCTACCGGCGCGCGGCGGAGGCCGGCCTGATGGGCGTGGGATACCCCGAGGAGCTCGGAGGGCTGGGTGGAGACCTGTCGCACGGCACGGTCGCGGGCGATGAAATGGTGCTGGCGGGTAAGTCGGTTGGAACGGTGGTGGGCTTGTGGAGTCACAACATCGCAATTCCTCCTATAATTCGCCTGGGCACTGATGAGCAGAAGGAACGCTTCGTGCGACCGGTACTCGAAGGACGCATGGTGTCGGCGCTGGGGATCACCGAGCCCGGCGGTGGCAGCGACGTTGCCTCGCTTCGTACCCGGGCCGTGCGCGACGGCGATTGTTACGTGGTCAACGGTTCGAAGACTTTTATAACGTCGGGCTGCCGGGCCGACTTCGTCACTACCGCGGTGCGCACGGGCGAAGATCGTCACGGTGGAATCTCGCTGCTCATCATCGAGAAGAGCACGCCCGGCTTCAGCGTGTCGCGCAAGTTGCGCAAGACCGGCTGGTGGGCCAGCGCCACGGCCGAGATCAGTTTCGACGATTGCCGGGTACCGGCAGAAAACCTGGTCGGGGTGGAGAACGAGGGCTTCCTCGCGATCATGCACAACTTTGTTTCCGAGAGGGTAGGGCTGGCCGCCCAGTGCGTGGCCATAGCCGAGTTGGCCTACAGGGAGTCGGTGTCTTATGCCCGGGAGCGAGAAGCCTTCGGGCAGGCACTGTCGGGCTTCCAGGTCACCCGCCACAAGCTGGCCGACATGACCACGCGCATAGCTGCCGGCCGCGCGATAACCGGCGAAGTTGTTGCCCGCCACCTGCGCGGCGAAGACGCCAACGTGCTGGCCGCCAAGGCCAAGAACGTGGCCACCGACATGTGCTCGGCTGTCTGTGACCAGGCCGTGCAGATCCACGGTGGCTACGGTTACATGCGCGAGTACGTGGTCGAGCGCCTGTATCGCGACGCTCGGCTCTACCCCATAGGCGGCGGCACCCGCGAGATCATGAACGAGATTATCTCCAAGGCAGAGCGTTACTGAGCCGGCTGCCCGCCGGGGGGCGGGCTATCTGACGGTGTAGTCCGAGCGCTTGAAGCGTCGCGTGCGCAGGTAGTACTCGCTGGCGAAGCCCGGAAACAGGGCGCGGTTCTTACCGTCTTCTCCCAGGTACCAGCTGTTGCAGCCCGATGACCAGGCCGTGTATTTCATGCGCCCCTGTATGCGCTCGTTGTAGCGGTCCTGCACCTGCTGTTTTACCTCGAAGCTGCGCGCTCGCCCACTGGCGATCCTGCGCACGGCCTGCACGATGTACCTGATCTGCGCCTCGGTGAAGACCAGCACCGATGTGTGGCCCGGGCCGGTGTTCGGGCCCATGATGGTA
It encodes:
- a CDS encoding acyl-CoA dehydrogenase encodes the protein MSTYLFENEEHSKLREQIRRFAATEIEPNAHEWEEAEEFPIELYRRAAEAGLMGVGYPEELGGLGGDLSHGTVAGDEMVLAGKSVGTVVGLWSHNIAIPPIIRLGTDEQKERFVRPVLEGRMVSALGITEPGGGSDVASLRTRAVRDGDCYVVNGSKTFITSGCRADFVTTAVRTGEDRHGGISLLIIEKSTPGFSVSRKLRKTGWWASATAEISFDDCRVPAENLVGVENEGFLAIMHNFVSERVGLAAQCVAIAELAYRESVSYAREREAFGQALSGFQVTRHKLADMTTRIAAGRAITGEVVARHLRGEDANVLAAKAKNVATDMCSAVCDQAVQIHGGYGYMREYVVERLYRDARLYPIGGGTREIMNEIISKAERY